The genomic interval GCCAGCTCGATCGGCGGCAGCTCGACAACGTCGTATCCCTCGGCTTCCCGCGGTTCAGGGTCCGCGGTGAACGAGACATGCACCGCGAGCTCCTCCGTATCGGGAACGGCTTCGTACCAGAAGATGCCCGGCTCCCGCGGCGCACCTCCGGCGCTCTCGATCGCCTGGATGAGGCCCGGCATGACCTGGTCGATCACTGGTGAGACGTTCTCGGGGCCCATTCCGGGCGCACGTCCCTCGACGGCGTAGACGGTGGCTGCATCGATCGGGCGATATTCGACGGCGGTTGACATGGTTCCTGCTCCTTCTAGACTGCGGAGTCGTTCTGCGATGCGATCGAGCCGCTCGGTATCAGCGGCGACCGATGCCTCGAGCTCGCTGCGTCGATGCACGAGCGCCCGGCGCAGCGCGGCCTGCTGATCGGACGCCGCCAGGACGGCGCCGATCTCATCCAGCCCGCAGCCGAGATCACGCAGCTCGACGATGCGCAACAGCGCACCGAGCTGACGATCGGCGTAGTGCCGGTATCCCGTGCGTTCGTCCACATACTCAGGCGGCAGGATGCCGATCGCGTCGTAGTGACGCAGCATCCGCACGCTCACGCGCCCGATCGCGGCGAACTCTCCGATGGTGTACATGATGGAGACCACGTTCGACCCTGACACAGTGCGAGAGTCAAGCGGGAGCCCCCGACATTCTTGTCGACACAGGCAGCGTCGCAGCCGGAGGTCGCATCAGGGAGCCGAGATCTGCGCGGAGGACGGCTGAAGTCGCTGAGCCCGTCGCCCTTCGACAAGCTCAGGGACCACTTCGTCTCGGCGCCACACCCAGGTCGAACCGCCCGTCGCCCTTCGACAGGCTCGGGGACCACTGGGCGGGCAGAGCTACGCGGTCTCGGACCAGGGTTGGGCGGCCGGCGGCTCGGCCTCGACTTCGACGCCGATCAGCGTTTCGAGCGCCGCGTGGACCTCGTCGATGCGACCGTCGACTGCCAGCTCGCGGATGCGCAGCGACGGACGATGCAGCAGCACGCCCGCCAGGTGCCGGAGCGCCGCCTCGACGTCGTCACCCGCGCCGCGGGCTCGCGCTCGGGCGATCTCGGCATCGACGGTGTTGAGGACTTGTTTCCGCAGCGCCGTGATGGCCGGCCCTGCGGCACGGTCGGCCTCGAACTCCGCGGCGGCATCGCCGACGAGCGCACGAGCATCCGCGTGGGCGCTGAACTCCTCGAGCGGAGCATGGATGCGGATCGTCTCGAGGTCGAGCAGCTCGACGCCGGCGACGGCGCCGACCACGGGGTCGACATTTCGCGGCAATCCGAGGTCGATGACGAGCACCCGGCGTCCCGGCGCAAAGGCATCAGCGTGCACGACCGCGGTCGCCGTGCACGTGATGACGACATCCGCCGTCGCCACTGCGTCGGCGAACGACGACTCTGCCGTCAGCCCGTATTTGGTAGCGAACGCTCCGCCCCGCCCCGATGGCGAGAAGACGTGGAGGTCGACGGCGCCACGACTGCGGACGGCCTCGGTGGTGGTGGCCGCATAGCGGCCGGTGCCGACGATCAGCACCCGTGCGGCCGACCAGTCCGCGATACGGCTCGATGCCAGCTCGAGAGCGAGCCGGACGAGCGAGGAATGCGTGCCCTTGAGACGCGTGCGGCTGCGAACTCCGCGGCTCGTCTGTGCCGCCTTCTGGAACAGTCGCTCGAGCTCACCGCTCGTCGTCCCCTCCGCCCTGGCGGCGTCGAGGGCACGGCGCACCTGGCCCGAGATCTCCTCTTCGCCGACGACGACCGATTCGAGACCGCTCGTCACGGCGAACAGGTGCGTGGCCGCATCCGACCCCTCGTGCACTGCCACCGAGGCGCGCAGGCTGTCGGGAGAGATGTCGCTGGCGGCGGCCATCGCCTCGACGACGGACTCGACGGCGACCGCGCGGCCGCCGGTGAGCGGTTCGTCGATGTCGAGATAGGCCTCGAAACGGTTGCAGGTCGCGAGCACGACGGCTCCCGAAACGAAAAGCTCGTCATTGACGAGGGCGCGCGTAGCGGCCGGTGCGCCGATCGAGAGACGCTCCAGGATGTCCAGGCTCGCGTTCCGATGGTTCGCGGTGAGACACAGAAGCACGAGCCTAATGTTAACCGTGTGTCACTGAATCCAGCGCATCGGGCCGTAGATCTTCGCAACAACCCCCTGATCCGCGCCTACCGCGGCGAGCGCCAGCCGACTCCGCCGGTCTGGTTCATGAGGCAGGCTGGGCGCTCCCTGCCCGAGTATCGCGAGCTGCGCGTCGGCACCGACATGCTCGAGACGTGCCTCACGCCCGAGCTCGCGAGCGAGATCACGCTGCAGCCGGTGCGCCGGCACCACGTCGATGCCGCGATCTTCTTCAGCGACATCGTCATCCCCGTGAAGCTCGCGGGCGTCGGGGTACGCATCGTGGCCGGGCGCGGACCGGTTCTCGAGACCCCGGTGCGAACGGCGGCGGATGTCGCGGCGCTCCCCCCGCTCGACCCCGCTGCCCTCGACCCCATTCGCGAGGCGGTCGCGGCCACTGCCGCCCAGCTGGGCGACATCCCGCTCATCGGCTTCGCCGGAGCCCCTTACACACTCGCCTCGTACCTCGTCGAGGGCGGACCATCGAGGGAGCAGCTGCGCACCCGCGCACTCATGCACTCCGACCCCGCGACGTGGTCCGCACTCCTGGCCTGGTGCGCAGAGGTGACCGGTGCCTTCCTCGCGGCCCAGATCGAAGCAGGCGCATCGGCCGGTCAGCTGTTCGACTCGTGGGCAGGATCACTGAGTCTCGCCGACTACACCTCGCACGTCGCCCCGCACTCGGCGGCGGCGATCGCGCCGGCCCGCGCGCTCGGCGTGCCCCTTGTGCACTTCGGTGTCGGCACGGGCGAACTCCTTGCTGCGATGCGGGATGTCGGAGCCAACGTCATGGGCGTCGACTGGCGCATCCCGCTCGATGAGGCGTCGCACCGCCTCGGGGGCGACGTCCCGCTGCAGGGCAACATCGATCCCGCCCTGCTCGCCGCGCCATGGCCGGTGCTCGAGGCGCATGTGCGCGATGTGCTCGAACGCGGCCTCGCGGCGCCGTCGCATGTGCTCAACCTCGGCCACGGGGTTCCGCCCGACACCGACCCGGACGTCCTCACCCGCCTCGTCGAGTTCGTCCACGAGCAGGCGTGACCTCGTACAGGCCCCGAGCCTGCCGAACGGCCGCCGATCCGCCGACATCCTGCTCGCCAGTCGCAAACCCCGGGTCGCACCCACGGTTCGTGACAGGCGAGCGGGCAGGTCCGGGTAAAGCCTGATGACACGCGAAGAGGCCGCCCGCACGGCCCGTTGTCGCGCGAGATTCGCTTAGCGTGCGGGGACGGGCGAGGATGGAACCATGAGCCAAACCTCGGCAGCACCGAATTCCGAGACCGAGGCGCTCGGCTACACCTTGTGGGCCGTGTTCCGCCGCGATGCCGCCCACCCGGCGCCCGCTGCCGATCTGAGCCCTATCGTGCAGGTCGTCGAACATGCGGGAGTCACGGTGCGGGGGTTCTACGACGTGTCGGGACTCCGCGCCGACGCTGACCTCATGGTGTGGCTGCACGGCAGCGAGCCCGAGGTTCTCCAGTCCGCACTGCGCACGCTCCGCCGGGCCGAGCCGCTCGCGTCGCTGCTGCCGGTGTGGAATGCCATGGGCGTCCACCGCGCCGCCGAGTTCACTGCCAGCCATATGCCCGCCTTCATGCGGGGCAAGGAGCCCGAAGCGTGGCTCACGGTGTACCCGTTCGTGCGGTCGTACGAGTGGTACCTGCTGCCCGATGACGAGCGCCGCCAGATGCTCGCCGAGCACGGTCGCAGGGGCTCGGAGTTCCGCCAGGTGCTGAGCAACACGGTCGCGAGCTTCGCACTGGGCGATTACGAGTGGATCCTCGCCCTCGAGGCACCCGAGCTCGTCGATCTGGTGGATCTCATGCGCGACCTGCGGCAGACCGACGCGCGTCGACACGTACGTGAGGAGATCCCGTTCTACACCGGACGGCGCATCGGCCTCGACGAGATCGCCGAGGTGCTGGCGTGACCGCCCTCAGGATCGGAACCCGTGGCAGCGCCCTGGCGCTCGCCCAGACCGGGCTCGTCGCGGACGACATCGCGACCGAGACCGGCGCCTCGACGGAGCTCGTCACGATCACGACGGCGGGCGACCGGTCGCGCGAGCCGCTCTCCCGCGCCGGCGGGGAGGGTCTGTTCACCGGCGCACTGCGGGATGCCCTGCTGGCCGACGAGTGCGACGTCATCGTCCATTCCCTCAAGGACCTTCCGACAGCTCCGCACGCCGACCTGACGATCGCCGCAATCCCGGTGCGCGAAGACGCTCGCGACGCGCTGTGCGCCCGCGACCACTTCACGCTCGAGACGCTCCCCCACGGCGCGAAGGTCGGCACCGGCTCGCCGCGCCGTGCTGCGCAGCTGCGTCGCCGGCGACCCGACCTCGAGATCGTCGACATCCGCGGCAACGTCGACACGCGTCTCGCGCGCGTGTCCGAGACCGACCTGGATGCCGTGCTGCTCGCGGCCGCCGGACTGCGACGCCTTGGTCGCACCGATGCGGTGACCGAGTACTTCGACCTCACGCGCTGGCCGACCGCACCCGGGCAGGGCGCGCTGGCCATCGAGGTGCGACGCGGCGACGAAGGACTCGTTGCCGCCCTCGACCACATCGAGACGCGTGCCGCCGCCGAGGCCGAACGGCACGTGCTGGCCCTCCTCGAGGCCGGCTGCTCGGCGCCGCTCGGTGCGCACGCGATCGTCGACGCCGGCCTGCTGCTTCTCACCGCGAGCGTCTACAGCCTCGACGGCAGCACCACGCTGACCGCATCCCATGCCACTGAATGGCCCGACCCGACCGCCGCGGTCGACGTCGCGGCATCCGCTTCTCGCGAGCTGCTCGACGGCGGAGCCGCCGAACTGACCGGAGCCGCACGATGATCGAACGCCCCCGGCGCCTGCGCGCGACCCCGGCCATGCGACGCCTGGTCGCCGAGACCCGTCTGCACCCCGCCGACCTGATTCTTCCCATGTTCGTGCGCGAGGGCGCGACCGAGCCCGTCCCCATCTCGTCCATGCCGGGGGTCGTGCAGCACACGCTCGACTCACTGCGACGTGCGATAGCGCAGGCGGCGGATGCCGGCATCGGCGGCATCATGCTGTTCGGTGTTCCGGAGCACAAGGATGCGACCGGCTCGGGCGCGACCGACCCCCAGGGCATCCTCAACGTCGCGACGCGCGCGGCCGTCGCCGAGGCGGGCGACGCTCTCGTCGTGCAGACCGACCTGTGCCTCGACGAGTTCACCGACCACGGTCACTGCGGCGTGCTCGACGCCCAGGGCAGGGTCGACAACGACGCCTCCCTGGAGCGATACCGCGATATGGGCGTGGCGCAGGCCGAGGCGGGGTCGCAGCTCCTCGGCCTCAGCGGCATGATGGACGGCCAGGTCGCGGCCGTGCGCGACGCGCTCGACAGCACCGGGCACACCGGAACGCCGATCCTCGGCTATGCCGCGAAGTACGCGTCGGCGTTCTATGGCCCGTTCCGTGAGGCCGTGCAGTCCTCGCTCGAGGGCGACCGCCGCACGTACCAGCTCGACCCGGCGAACCGCCGCGAAGGCGTGCGCGAGATCGATCTCGACGTGGCGGAAGGCGCCGACGTCGTCATGGTGAAACCCGCGATGTCTTACCTCGATGTGCTGGCGGATGCCGCCGCCGCGTCCCCCGTCCCGGTGTGGGCGTACCAGGTGTCGGGTGAGTACGCCATGATCGAGGCCGCCGCCGCGAACGGCTGGATCGACCGCCGTCGCGCGATCGAGGAATCGGTGGTCGGCGTCCGCCGCGCAGGCGCCGACGCGGTGCTCACGTACTGGGCCGTCGAGCTGGCCCGGTGGCTGCGTTGACTCCTACCAACGAGCAGGAGTTCGCCCGCGCCCAGGCGGCAATGCCCGGTGGCGTGAATTCCCCGGTCCGGGCCTTCGGATCCGTCGGCGCCACGCCGCGCTTCTTCGTCTCGGCTTCCGGCCCGCGCGTCACCGATGTGGAGGGCCGAGAGTACGTCGACCTCGTCGGCTCGTGGGGTCCGGCGATCCTCGGGCACGCTCATCCCGCCGTCGTTCACGCCGTGCAGGATGCCGCGGCCCGCGGCCTCGGCTTCGGAGCGTCGACCCCGGGCGAGACCGAGCTCGCTGAGCTCGTGGAGCGGCGCATCGAGCGGAGCGGCATCCGCCCCATCGAGAAGCTCCGGCTCGTCTCGACCGGCACCGAGGCGACGATGACCGCGATCCGGCTCGCCCGCGGTGCGACCGGGCGCGACCTGGTCGTGAAGTTCGCCGGGCACTATCACGGCCATTCCGACGGACTCCTCGCTGAGGCCGGCTCGGGCGTCGCGACGCTCGCGCTGCCCGGCTCGGCGGGAGTGCCCGCGGCGATCGCGGCGCAGACCCTCGTCATCCCCTACAACGACCTCGACGCCGTCCACGAGGTGTTCGCCGCACGGGGCACGCAGATCGCCGCGATCATCGTCGAAGCGGCCCCCGCCAACATGGGCATCGTGCCGCCGGCCCACGGCTTCAACGCCGCGATCGCCGAAATCGCGCACGCCCACGGCGCTCTGCTCATTCTCGACGAGGTGCTGACCGGGTTCCGCGTCGGCAGCGCGGGCTGGTGGGGCATCGATCCGGTGCCGTTCGCGCCTGACCTCGTGACGTTCGGCAAGGTGATCGGCGGAGGCCTGCCGCTCGCGGCGCTGGGTGGTTCAGCCGGTGTGATGGACCTGCTCGCCCCGCTCGGCCCGGTCTACCAGGCGGGCACGCTGAGCGGCAATCCGCTCGCCGTCGCGGCCGGACTCGCCACGCTTCGAGCCCTCGACGCGGATGCCTACGCCCAGATCGACGCGGCCTCGACCACGATCGCGGATGCCGCAGCCGACGCCCTGACCGCCGAAGGCGTCGCTCACGTCGTGCAGCGATCAGGCAGTCTCTTCTCGATCGCGTTCGCCGCGACGCCGCCGCATGACTACGAGACGGTCAAGGCGCAGGACGCGTTCCGCTATCCGCCGTTCTTCCGCGCGATGCTGGATGCCGGCATCTCCCTGCCCCCGTCGGTGTTCGAGGCGTGGTTCGTCTCCGCAGCGCACGACGACGAAACCGTCGCGCAGATCGTGGCGGCTCTGCCCGCCGCCGCCCGAGCGGCGGCCGCCGCGACGCCGGCCTGAGCCGTCGTTGAGCGAGCGCAGCGAGACGAAACGCCCGGGGCAGGTACGGCGCGTTTCGTCTCGGTCGCTGCGCTCCCTCGCTCAACGACCGCGGATTAGCGGCCCCCGGCTCCGGTCGTTGAGCGAGCGCAGCGAGACGAAACGCGCCCCTTTGCGGGATCTTCGCTCAACGACTGGGGGTTGCCACGTTCACTGACACGGTGGCGGGCTCGAGCCCCGGCGCCTCGACCGCCACGATGATCGTGCCCGGCCCTGTCGGTCGGACGATCGCGAGTGCCCGCCCGTCGTAGGTCGTGACGGACGGGCCGGCGAAGGGTTCCTCGGTGCGAGCCCGCCCCGTGCCGATTCCGGCGAGCGTGCCAGGACCGTCGACCTTCACTGTGACGACACGATCCGCGTCGTTGACGACCACCCCCGACTCGTCCTCGAGAGTGATCCTGATGAAGCCGAGCCCATCGACCTCGACATCCGAAGTCTCGGCGCGAGCCACCAGCCGCGGGTCTCCGGTGGCGGTGCGCAGCGCGTGGCGCCCGACCTCGGTCCCACCGCGCCGAGCGACGGCGACGAGTTCTCCCTGCCGGTAGTCCATCGCGAATCGCGCTCGGAATGCCTTCTCGACACCGACCGCGCCCACGCCGATCGAGACTCCGTCGAGCAGCAGTTCCACCTCATCCGCATCCGCGTAAACGTCCACCACGATCGGGGAGCCGGGCGGCACATCCCACGTCCACGTCGCGAGCGTGTCGTCCCACGACCAGGGGGTGACGGCCGTCGGGCGGCCATGGTGCTGGGGTCGGTGCACCGCGAGATACGGGTCGCCCCGCAACCCGAACACGATCTCGCGGTAGTACGAGATGGTGCGGCGGAACCCGGTGATGTCGAGATCGCCGCACTCCGCGAGCAGATAGGGGTGCGGTCCCGTTGTACCGGTCGGCTCGTACCCCTCGACATCCGTGTAGTCGACGCGCCCGATGCCGGCTTCGCCGAGGTAGTCCCATCCCGTCCAGGTGAAGTCGCCGATGACGTGCGGAAGTCGCGTCACCAGCCCCCACATCACATCGATCTTCGCGGGGAAGGTCTCGGATCCCACGATCACGCGATGGGGGAACAGTTCGGCATCGAGCTCGTAGCGCGAGTCCGCGTAGTTGAATCCGACGATGTCGAGCACCGCGGCTGATTCCTCGGTCGATTCGGTGACGAGAGTAGAGGCGTTCATGAGCGCCATCTGCTCGCCCATGTCGGCCATCATGGTGTTCGGGTCGGCAGCGGTCGCGTCTGCCATAGCCGCAGCCATCTGATCCAGGTTCGCGATGATGCCATTGATCCCGTTCGTGACGAACCGGGTGTCGTCGAGCGCCCTGATGCCCTCGGCGAGTCGTCTGCTCCAGGTCGCACCGACTGGCGACGCGAGCTCGAGGATCTCATTGCCGATCGAGTAGAGGACCACGCTCGGGTGGTTGAAGTCCTTCGCCACGAGCCCCGCGATGTCGTCCTGCCAGCGTCGAGAGAACGTCGCCGATCCGTCGAATGCCGTCTTCGAGCGAGTCCAGACATCCGTGAGCTCGTCCATGACGAGTACGCCGTGCCGGTCGCACGCATCAAGCATCGCGCGGCTCATGGGGTTGTGCGCACTCCGGAGGGCGTTGAATCCCGCGTCCTTGAGCAGTCGCACCCGGCGGTCTTCCGCGGCGTCGATCGTGACCGCCCCGAGCGGGCCGTTGTCGTGATGAACGCAGGCACCGCGGAGCTTCACCACGTCACCGTTGATTCGCAGCCCGTGCCGCGCATCCAGCTGCAGGCGACGGATGCCGAAGGTCGCGGCATCCGTATCGATCTCTGCGCCGTCCGTATCAACGGCCACGGCACGTAGCCGGTACAGGGAGGGATGGTCGGGATGCCACAGCTCGGGAGTCGAGACGGCGAACCGCGCACGGGCGGTGGCCGTCGCACCGGGCAGGACAGTGACCGGCGCGGAGCCGCCGGCTACTTCGATGCCACCAGGCCCGACGATCGACCAGGTGACCCGCACGGTGCGGGTGTGCCGGGTATCGTTCACGACCTCGGAGGCGACCGCGATGACCGCGCCGTCAGCGTCGATGTCGGGTGTGGTGACGCGGAGACCGTTCAGTGCGAAGTGCACCGGATCGGCCACCAAGAGGTGCACCGGGCGGTACATTCCCGCACCGGAATACCAGCGACTGTCCTTGTGCGCCTTCGCCTCGACGGTGATCCGATTCGGCTCGCCGTAGCGCAGGAAAGGGTCGAGGACCGCGGTGAACGCGGCGTAGCCGTTGGGCTCGTGGACGACGAAGTCACCGTTGACGAAGACGACCGCATCGCGGTAGACGCCTTCGAATTCGACCGCGACGGTCTTGTCACGCCATTCCTCGGGCACGTCGATGGTCTTCGCGTACTCGAACACGCCACCCGGGTGATACCCGGTGTGAACGCCCTGCTCGCTCTCGGCCGAGCGTTCGAGGTCGCGGATCGCATCGTGCGGCAGCGTCACCGGCCTCGTCGGTGCGGCACCGTTGAGCGTCTCGAACGCACCGAGCTTCGGCCCGACCGTCCATCCGTCGTGGAAGGGAAGGCGGAACATATCGGGTCTCCTTGAATTCGTGCGCCCGGCTAGCCGATCGCGGCGGCAACAGCTCTCTCGGGATCATCCCGTGTCGTCGAGTAGGACTCGTCCTGCGCCCTCATCGCGAATCCGATGACGAAGCCGCGGAAGAAGACTTCGAGTGCCTGCGCCATGTCGACGACCTGACGATCCAGCAGCCATTGCACCTGCAAGCCGTCCATCATGGCGAGAGTGGCGACCGCGGCCTGCTGCGGCGTGACGCCGGCCATCAGGCGCCCCTCGCGTTCCAGCGTCTCGAACGACTCTCGCAGACTCGTACGGGTCAGCTCGTAACGGCCGGTGAAGTACTCGTGGGCAGGGTGATCCGGTGCTGTCGCCTCGGCCGAGAGCACGCAGTACAGCTCGACGACGCCGGGGATGGACGCGTTGTAGGCGGCGAGATCGATGAGACCCCGCAACGAGGCCTCTCCGGCATCGATGCCGAGCGGAACACGTTCGCGTGAATGCTGGTCGCGTCGATCGAGCACGGCCGCCAGCAGCGAGCTCTTGTTCGGGAAGTGATGCAGCAGGCCGGCCTCGCTCATGCCGACTTTTCCCGCGACGTCGCGGAGCGAACCGGATCTATAGCCGGACTCGGCGAACACCTCGAGCGCCGCATCGAGGATCGCCGTTCGTTTCGCACTCGTCTTCGCGTATTCGCCTCGCGGCTTCCGCGGGCGAGCTGGTGACGGGGTCTGGGTCATCATCTCCACCGTTTCTTCGGACCTTCTTCGGTCTTCTGTTGTTCGACCATCATCCGCCCTATTCCGCCCATTGTGGGGGCATCGCAAGCAAAAACCTAGCGATCACTAACTTTTTATCCCTAAAACCTAGCGATCACTCGGATTTGCTGCTAGCTTCTCGAAACAGAGGTGATCCGCAGTGGAATCGCCCCCTACCAAGAGGACTCGAAGATGATCCGATGGAAGAAGGTCGCGTCAGCAGCGGCCATCGCAGCCGCAGCCGCACTCATAATGACGGGTTGCGCTGGAGGCGGCGGCACCACAGACGGTGGTGGCGGCGACTCCGGTCGCGCAGACCGACTCACACTCACCGCAATCATCGGGCCCACAAGCTACGACATCGGCGCGGGGGCTGAGTACGGCAACCGCAGCCCGTTCTTCCAGGCCGTGTTCGACACCCTCCTGCAGAAGAACAGCAAGGGCGAGATCGAGCCCTGGCTCGCAACCGCGTGGGAGTACAACGAGGACAACACGGTCCTCACCCTCACGCTTCGAGACGACGTGACTTTCACCGACGGCACGCCGCTCGACGCCGCTGCGGTGGTCGGGAGCCTCGAGCGCTTCCGCGACGGCACGTCTCCGCAGGCCGCAACGCTGGCCGGTAAGGAGTTCGCCGCCGTCGATGACACCACCGTCACAATCACCCAGGACGCACCCGACCCGTCACTCGTGAACCTGCTCTCGATC from Microbacterium pumilum carries:
- a CDS encoding MerR family transcriptional regulator, whose translation is MVSIMYTIGEFAAIGRVSVRMLRHYDAIGILPPEYVDERTGYRHYADRQLGALLRIVELRDLGCGLDEIGAVLAASDQQAALRRALVHRRSELEASVAADTERLDRIAERLRSLEGAGTMSTAVEYRPIDAATVYAVEGRAPGMGPENVSPVIDQVMPGLIQAIESAGGAPREPGIFWYEAVPDTEELAVHVSFTADPEPREAEGYDVVELPPIELAAVLTHRGDMPSIGRSWMALMDQIVADGYRIVGPTREIYVDAESQDQSDWVTDLVAPVEKA
- a CDS encoding glutamyl-tRNA reductase encodes the protein MLLCLTANHRNASLDILERLSIGAPAATRALVNDELFVSGAVVLATCNRFEAYLDIDEPLTGGRAVAVESVVEAMAAASDISPDSLRASVAVHEGSDAATHLFAVTSGLESVVVGEEEISGQVRRALDAARAEGTTSGELERLFQKAAQTSRGVRSRTRLKGTHSSLVRLALELASSRIADWSAARVLIVGTGRYAATTTEAVRSRGAVDLHVFSPSGRGGAFATKYGLTAESSFADAVATADVVITCTATAVVHADAFAPGRRVLVIDLGLPRNVDPVVGAVAGVELLDLETIRIHAPLEEFSAHADARALVGDAAAEFEADRAAGPAITALRKQVLNTVDAEIARARARGAGDDVEAALRHLAGVLLHRPSLRIRELAVDGRIDEVHAALETLIGVEVEAEPPAAQPWSETA
- the hemE gene encoding uroporphyrinogen decarboxylase translates to MSLNPAHRAVDLRNNPLIRAYRGERQPTPPVWFMRQAGRSLPEYRELRVGTDMLETCLTPELASEITLQPVRRHHVDAAIFFSDIVIPVKLAGVGVRIVAGRGPVLETPVRTAADVAALPPLDPAALDPIREAVAATAAQLGDIPLIGFAGAPYTLASYLVEGGPSREQLRTRALMHSDPATWSALLAWCAEVTGAFLAAQIEAGASAGQLFDSWAGSLSLADYTSHVAPHSAAAIAPARALGVPLVHFGVGTGELLAAMRDVGANVMGVDWRIPLDEASHRLGGDVPLQGNIDPALLAAPWPVLEAHVRDVLERGLAAPSHVLNLGHGVPPDTDPDVLTRLVEFVHEQA
- the hemQ gene encoding hydrogen peroxide-dependent heme synthase, yielding MSQTSAAPNSETEALGYTLWAVFRRDAAHPAPAADLSPIVQVVEHAGVTVRGFYDVSGLRADADLMVWLHGSEPEVLQSALRTLRRAEPLASLLPVWNAMGVHRAAEFTASHMPAFMRGKEPEAWLTVYPFVRSYEWYLLPDDERRQMLAEHGRRGSEFRQVLSNTVASFALGDYEWILALEAPELVDLVDLMRDLRQTDARRHVREEIPFYTGRRIGLDEIAEVLA
- the hemC gene encoding hydroxymethylbilane synthase, with the protein product MTALRIGTRGSALALAQTGLVADDIATETGASTELVTITTAGDRSREPLSRAGGEGLFTGALRDALLADECDVIVHSLKDLPTAPHADLTIAAIPVREDARDALCARDHFTLETLPHGAKVGTGSPRRAAQLRRRRPDLEIVDIRGNVDTRLARVSETDLDAVLLAAAGLRRLGRTDAVTEYFDLTRWPTAPGQGALAIEVRRGDEGLVAALDHIETRAAAEAERHVLALLEAGCSAPLGAHAIVDAGLLLLTASVYSLDGSTTLTASHATEWPDPTAAVDVAASASRELLDGGAAELTGAAR
- the hemB gene encoding porphobilinogen synthase; this translates as MIERPRRLRATPAMRRLVAETRLHPADLILPMFVREGATEPVPISSMPGVVQHTLDSLRRAIAQAADAGIGGIMLFGVPEHKDATGSGATDPQGILNVATRAAVAEAGDALVVQTDLCLDEFTDHGHCGVLDAQGRVDNDASLERYRDMGVAQAEAGSQLLGLSGMMDGQVAAVRDALDSTGHTGTPILGYAAKYASAFYGPFREAVQSSLEGDRRTYQLDPANRREGVREIDLDVAEGADVVMVKPAMSYLDVLADAAAASPVPVWAYQVSGEYAMIEAAAANGWIDRRRAIEESVVGVRRAGADAVLTYWAVELARWLR
- the hemL gene encoding glutamate-1-semialdehyde 2,1-aminomutase — protein: MPGGVNSPVRAFGSVGATPRFFVSASGPRVTDVEGREYVDLVGSWGPAILGHAHPAVVHAVQDAAARGLGFGASTPGETELAELVERRIERSGIRPIEKLRLVSTGTEATMTAIRLARGATGRDLVVKFAGHYHGHSDGLLAEAGSGVATLALPGSAGVPAAIAAQTLVIPYNDLDAVHEVFAARGTQIAAIIVEAAPANMGIVPPAHGFNAAIAEIAHAHGALLILDEVLTGFRVGSAGWWGIDPVPFAPDLVTFGKVIGGGLPLAALGGSAGVMDLLAPLGPVYQAGTLSGNPLAVAAGLATLRALDADAYAQIDAASTTIADAAADALTAEGVAHVVQRSGSLFSIAFAATPPHDYETVKAQDAFRYPPFFRAMLDAGISLPPSVFEAWFVSAAHDDETVAQIVAALPAAARAAAAATPA
- a CDS encoding glycoside hydrolase family 2 TIM barrel-domain containing protein → MFRLPFHDGWTVGPKLGAFETLNGAAPTRPVTLPHDAIRDLERSAESEQGVHTGYHPGGVFEYAKTIDVPEEWRDKTVAVEFEGVYRDAVVFVNGDFVVHEPNGYAAFTAVLDPFLRYGEPNRITVEAKAHKDSRWYSGAGMYRPVHLLVADPVHFALNGLRVTTPDIDADGAVIAVASEVVNDTRHTRTVRVTWSIVGPGGIEVAGGSAPVTVLPGATATARARFAVSTPELWHPDHPSLYRLRAVAVDTDGAEIDTDAATFGIRRLQLDARHGLRINGDVVKLRGACVHHDNGPLGAVTIDAAEDRRVRLLKDAGFNALRSAHNPMSRAMLDACDRHGVLVMDELTDVWTRSKTAFDGSATFSRRWQDDIAGLVAKDFNHPSVVLYSIGNEILELASPVGATWSRRLAEGIRALDDTRFVTNGINGIIANLDQMAAAMADATAADPNTMMADMGEQMALMNASTLVTESTEESAAVLDIVGFNYADSRYELDAELFPHRVIVGSETFPAKIDVMWGLVTRLPHVIGDFTWTGWDYLGEAGIGRVDYTDVEGYEPTGTTGPHPYLLAECGDLDITGFRRTISYYREIVFGLRGDPYLAVHRPQHHGRPTAVTPWSWDDTLATWTWDVPPGSPIVVDVYADADEVELLLDGVSIGVGAVGVEKAFRARFAMDYRQGELVAVARRGGTEVGRHALRTATGDPRLVARAETSDVEVDGLGFIRITLEDESGVVVNDADRVVTVKVDGPGTLAGIGTGRARTEEPFAGPSVTTYDGRALAIVRPTGPGTIIVAVEAPGLEPATVSVNVATPSR
- a CDS encoding TetR/AcrR family transcriptional regulator, translated to MTQTPSPARPRKPRGEYAKTSAKRTAILDAALEVFAESGYRSGSLRDVAGKVGMSEAGLLHHFPNKSSLLAAVLDRRDQHSRERVPLGIDAGEASLRGLIDLAAYNASIPGVVELYCVLSAEATAPDHPAHEYFTGRYELTRTSLRESFETLEREGRLMAGVTPQQAAVATLAMMDGLQVQWLLDRQVVDMAQALEVFFRGFVIGFAMRAQDESYSTTRDDPERAVAAAIG